Proteins encoded by one window of Burkholderia plantarii:
- a CDS encoding FadR/GntR family transcriptional regulator, protein MPIQPIQNRRLYQQIADQLRAMIESGSFPPGSYLPPERELAVQFGVSRTSVREALIALEVNGLVSVRVGDGVSVRPREPRPATPDTVAAPRSARLEVDPELGIEFDLDAEIPPFSLLQARKLIEPEAAELAAVHASEAQLAAIHDAFLRNQRDNRSGSTTHPGDRLFHIRIAEASGNDAYAMMVKQMLAHRYDPLFQRLQRLYTPRDMPHRSEVEHRAILDALEARDAKGARRAMLTHLNSVIRIFSRQSA, encoded by the coding sequence ATGCCGATCCAGCCCATCCAGAACCGCCGTCTCTACCAGCAAATCGCCGACCAGCTGCGCGCGATGATCGAATCGGGCAGCTTTCCGCCGGGCAGCTACCTGCCGCCCGAGCGCGAACTGGCCGTGCAGTTCGGCGTCTCGCGTACCTCGGTGCGCGAGGCGCTGATCGCCCTGGAGGTGAACGGGCTGGTGTCGGTGCGGGTCGGCGACGGCGTGTCGGTGCGGCCGCGCGAGCCGCGGCCGGCCACGCCCGACACGGTGGCCGCGCCGCGTTCGGCGCGGCTCGAAGTCGATCCCGAACTCGGCATCGAGTTCGACCTCGACGCGGAAATCCCGCCGTTCTCGCTGTTGCAGGCGCGCAAACTGATCGAGCCCGAGGCGGCCGAACTCGCGGCCGTCCATGCCTCCGAGGCGCAGCTCGCCGCGATTCACGACGCGTTCCTGCGCAACCAGCGGGACAACCGCAGCGGCTCGACCACGCATCCGGGCGACCGCCTGTTCCATATCCGCATCGCCGAGGCGAGCGGCAACGACGCCTACGCGATGATGGTCAAGCAGATGCTCGCGCATCGCTACGATCCGCTGTTCCAGCGTCTGCAGCGGCTCTACACGCCGCGTGACATGCCGCATCGCTCCGAGGTCGAGCACCGCGCGATCCTCGACGCGCTGGAGGCGCGCGACGCAAAGGGCGCGCGCCGCGCGATGCTCACGCACCTGAATTCGGTGATCCGGATTTTCTCGCGGCAATCGGCTTAG
- a CDS encoding phosphate-starvation-inducible protein PsiE, with the protein MLRERLESHLKWLMEICEMLGLVVIGLGTAIALANLVWSVIRTEQVTLTDLLLMFLFLEVFAMVSQYLKSGQLPVRFPLYIAIGSIARDIILRAATNTEAHLLASALAVVLMATGVLVIRYGQCKFPGQSSERKLDEMSQ; encoded by the coding sequence ATGCTGCGAGAGAGACTTGAATCGCATCTGAAATGGTTGATGGAAATTTGCGAGATGCTCGGCCTCGTCGTCATCGGCCTCGGCACCGCGATCGCATTGGCGAATCTGGTATGGAGCGTCATCCGCACGGAGCAGGTAACCCTCACCGACCTGCTGCTGATGTTCCTGTTCCTGGAAGTGTTTGCGATGGTGAGCCAATATCTCAAATCCGGTCAGTTGCCGGTGCGTTTTCCACTGTATATTGCGATCGGTTCGATTGCGCGAGACATCATCCTGCGGGCCGCAACGAATACCGAGGCGCATCTGCTTGCCTCCGCCCTTGCGGTGGTATTGATGGCGACGGGGGTACTCGTGATTCGATATGGGCAGTGCAAATTCCCCGGCCAATCTTCCGAGCGGAAACTCGACGAGATGAGTCAATGA
- a CDS encoding amidohydrolase family protein, giving the protein MTSLLIRNVRLASGASTDLRIDGDRFAAFGPALDAPPGCVVEDGGGALALPGLVEAHTHLDKTHWGMPWFRNEVGPRLVDRIEFERRWRATSGHDAGRQSLALARAFLAAGTTRLRTHVDIDTEAGLKHLEGVLATREALRGTMEIQVVAFPQSGVLARPGTAALLDAALRAGADCVGGLDPCAIEGDRAAALDLLFGLAERHGKGLDLHLHERGATGAASLDAILDRTAALGMRARVAVSHGFCLGGVDAPARDALLARMAALEVALVTSAPPDIEVPPLLACRAAGVTVAGGNDGIRDTWTPYGRPDMLERAMLIGMRYNLRRDDELAVALDCVTGSGARGCGFADHGLTPGARADLVLVEAATPAEAVAARPARRLVVAAGRVVARDGVLVD; this is encoded by the coding sequence ATGACTTCACTGCTGATCCGCAACGTCCGGCTCGCGAGCGGCGCGAGCACCGACCTCCGCATCGACGGCGATCGCTTTGCCGCGTTCGGCCCCGCGCTCGACGCGCCGCCCGGCTGCGTCGTGGAGGACGGCGGCGGCGCGCTCGCGCTGCCGGGCCTCGTCGAGGCGCATACGCATCTCGACAAGACGCACTGGGGCATGCCGTGGTTTCGCAACGAGGTGGGGCCGCGGCTCGTCGACCGGATCGAGTTCGAGCGCCGCTGGCGCGCGACGAGCGGCCACGACGCGGGGCGCCAGTCGCTCGCGCTGGCGCGTGCGTTCCTCGCGGCCGGCACCACGCGGCTGCGCACGCACGTGGACATCGACACCGAGGCGGGGCTGAAGCACCTGGAGGGCGTGCTGGCCACGCGCGAGGCACTGCGCGGCACGATGGAAATCCAGGTCGTGGCGTTCCCGCAGTCGGGCGTGCTGGCGCGCCCCGGCACCGCGGCGCTGCTCGACGCGGCGCTGCGTGCTGGCGCCGATTGCGTAGGCGGGCTCGATCCGTGCGCGATCGAGGGCGATCGGGCGGCGGCGCTGGACTTGCTGTTCGGGCTCGCCGAGCGGCACGGCAAGGGCCTCGACCTGCATCTGCACGAGCGCGGGGCGACGGGCGCCGCGTCGCTCGACGCGATCCTCGATCGCACCGCCGCGCTCGGCATGCGCGCTCGCGTGGCCGTCAGCCATGGCTTTTGTCTCGGCGGCGTCGACGCGCCCGCGCGCGACGCGCTGCTGGCGCGGATGGCCGCGCTCGAGGTGGCGCTCGTGACGAGCGCGCCGCCCGACATCGAGGTGCCGCCGCTGCTGGCCTGCCGCGCGGCCGGCGTGACCGTGGCCGGCGGCAACGACGGGATTCGCGATACGTGGACGCCCTATGGCCGCCCCGACATGCTCGAACGCGCGATGCTGATCGGCATGCGCTACAACCTGCGCCGCGACGACGAGCTGGCCGTCGCGCTCGACTGCGTGACCGGCTCGGGCGCGCGCGGCTGCGGGTTCGCCGACCATGGGCTCACGCCGGGCGCGCGTGCCGATCTCGTGCTGGTGGAGGCGGCCACGCCGGCCGAGGCGGTGGCGGCGCGGCCGGCACGGCGGCTGGTGGTGGCCGCGGGGCGGGTGGTGGCGCGCGATGGCGTGCTGGTCGATTGA
- a CDS encoding class I SAM-dependent methyltransferase: protein MNSSAEIYLKDFHRRRAGATGRAFGDQPARSGQAEYASSYHALAHRVPNDAMPRTVLDLACGDGPLLRILNDRGHAQTKLIGVDMSDGELSAARQGLPRGIRLLEERAQQMSLDSGSVDYVLSHMALMLMDDIEQVIREIRRVLRRNGTFSAVVGRTFLTGRIGTVFLDVFKPIAKTHLPRLPLGDARTRSEGGWRELLGREFVDVVFEDIEIDWTPAPEQFWLEMLDTYDADRMPEEARARLKRELWPALAPLQDENGRLQTGWGLRLIQATAA, encoded by the coding sequence ATGAACTCCAGCGCGGAAATCTATTTGAAGGACTTCCATCGCCGCCGGGCGGGCGCGACAGGTCGCGCCTTCGGCGATCAACCTGCACGATCGGGGCAGGCGGAATACGCATCTTCCTATCATGCACTGGCGCATCGCGTGCCAAACGATGCGATGCCGCGGACGGTGCTGGACCTGGCTTGTGGCGACGGGCCGCTATTGCGAATTCTGAACGACCGGGGGCATGCGCAAACGAAACTGATCGGCGTGGACATGAGTGACGGCGAGTTGAGCGCCGCCCGGCAAGGATTGCCGCGCGGAATTCGCCTGCTTGAAGAGCGTGCCCAGCAGATGTCGCTCGATAGCGGCTCGGTGGACTACGTGCTGTCGCACATGGCGCTCATGTTGATGGATGATATCGAGCAGGTAATCCGCGAGATCCGCCGTGTATTGCGTCGGAACGGCACCTTTTCCGCTGTCGTCGGACGCACCTTCTTGACGGGAAGGATCGGTACGGTCTTTTTGGACGTCTTCAAGCCGATTGCGAAGACTCACCTCCCGCGGTTGCCGCTCGGCGACGCACGCACCCGCAGTGAAGGCGGGTGGCGGGAACTTCTGGGACGTGAATTTGTTGACGTCGTGTTCGAGGACATCGAGATCGACTGGACACCTGCGCCCGAGCAGTTCTGGTTGGAGATGCTTGATACCTACGATGCCGACAGGATGCCGGAGGAGGCACGCGCACGGCTCAAGCGAGAACTATGGCCGGCGCTTGCGCCCTTGCAGGATGAAAACGGGCGGCTCCAGACGGGGTGGGGCCTTCGCCTGATTCAGGCCACCGCCGCCTAG
- a CDS encoding (Fe-S)-binding protein: protein MKVALFVPCFIDALYPEVAVATLELLEKLGLEVDYPRRQTCCGQPLANNGCEADAAGTEALFVENFAGYDYVVGPSSSCIHHVRRHLTAAGESPKVAAVRASAYELTEFLHDVLGVREFPWAAFPHSVGLHNSCSAIRHLHAASASEIPGKPWSKARTLLEGVREIRFAAPRRPDECCGFGGTFSVTEQAVSVRMGQDKVRDHHEAGAEFIVSADMSCLMHQQGCAAREQRPVRFLHIAQVLNGLDAAQLAALAPASRGRAAPGTGRGEARA, encoded by the coding sequence GTGAAGGTGGCCCTGTTCGTCCCGTGCTTCATCGATGCGCTGTATCCGGAAGTCGCCGTCGCGACGCTGGAACTGCTGGAAAAACTCGGCCTCGAGGTCGATTACCCGCGCCGCCAGACCTGCTGCGGCCAGCCGCTCGCCAACAACGGCTGCGAGGCCGACGCGGCCGGCACCGAGGCGCTGTTCGTCGAGAACTTCGCCGGCTACGACTACGTGGTCGGGCCATCGTCGAGCTGCATCCACCACGTGCGCCGCCACCTGACGGCGGCCGGCGAATCGCCGAAGGTGGCCGCGGTGCGCGCCAGCGCCTACGAACTGACCGAGTTCCTGCACGACGTGCTCGGCGTGCGCGAGTTCCCGTGGGCCGCGTTTCCGCACTCGGTCGGGCTGCACAACAGCTGCAGCGCGATCCGCCACCTGCACGCGGCCTCGGCCAGCGAGATTCCCGGCAAGCCGTGGTCGAAGGCGCGCACGCTGCTCGAAGGCGTGCGCGAGATCCGCTTCGCCGCGCCGCGCCGGCCCGACGAATGCTGCGGCTTCGGCGGCACGTTCTCGGTGACCGAGCAGGCGGTGTCGGTGCGCATGGGCCAGGACAAGGTGCGCGACCACCACGAGGCCGGCGCCGAATTCATCGTCTCGGCCGACATGTCGTGCCTGATGCACCAGCAGGGCTGCGCCGCGCGCGAGCAGCGGCCGGTGCGCTTCCTGCACATCGCGCAGGTGCTCAACGGCCTCGACGCCGCGCAGCTGGCCGCGCTCGCGCCGGCCTCGCGCGGCCGGGCCGCGCCGGGCACCGGCCGCGGGGAGGCACGCGCATGA
- a CDS encoding phospholipase D-like domain-containing protein, giving the protein MTPTKKLALILTCVFAFSRHGHAQCVDLVASLDDGQLMQSRIALIDHATPAEPIRILAYIFEIDQTGGVLLRHLVEAARRGVPVRLLIDGIGPEPHFPFEDELIVALHQVAPGIELRIFHPRPDLVELAHRMHDKLFLVGNTAVIGSTSIWDESFRNWLSERDLLVSGDAGQDASSLHAMHQHFDLFWNSPQAVRPEPEKFLEVDSPYRISRGYLTLDLARIHDWRAWLLAPPDAAAAATDASAPDAPAAYVDPVSMPIACDRLRYVHDWPDKHSPGTLRDMLQAFAAARHEILIINPYLILVPELREALARKQREGVKVTLVSASLASVAQEFPAVGRAYADDLPGLVRAGIDVREYSDRENRMMHAKLVVIDGHRYYLGSFNFDSLSARLNTENGLWIDVPEGGLDPLQDSVAYFVNHSSPVSDANGRLLADPDARCRAAGCGGAWRWVAVMIRNLL; this is encoded by the coding sequence ATGACGCCGACGAAAAAGCTGGCGCTCATCCTGACATGCGTGTTTGCGTTTTCCCGGCATGGCCACGCGCAATGTGTCGACCTGGTCGCCAGTCTCGATGACGGCCAGTTGATGCAGTCGCGGATTGCGCTGATCGACCATGCCACGCCCGCCGAGCCGATCCGCATTCTTGCCTACATCTTCGAAATCGATCAGACCGGCGGCGTGCTGCTGCGCCATCTGGTCGAGGCCGCGCGCCGTGGCGTGCCTGTCAGGCTGCTGATCGACGGCATCGGCCCCGAGCCGCACTTCCCGTTCGAGGACGAGCTCATCGTCGCCCTGCACCAGGTGGCTCCGGGTATCGAACTGCGGATCTTCCATCCGCGACCGGATCTCGTGGAGCTTGCGCATCGCATGCACGACAAGCTGTTCCTGGTGGGCAACACGGCCGTGATCGGCAGTACCTCGATCTGGGACGAGAGCTTCCGCAACTGGCTCAGCGAGCGCGATCTGCTGGTGTCGGGCGACGCCGGCCAGGACGCATCCTCGCTGCACGCCATGCACCAGCATTTCGACTTGTTCTGGAATAGCCCGCAAGCGGTTCGCCCCGAGCCGGAAAAATTCCTCGAGGTCGACAGTCCTTATCGGATTTCGCGCGGGTATCTGACGCTGGATCTGGCGCGCATCCATGATTGGCGGGCGTGGCTGCTGGCGCCGCCCGACGCCGCGGCCGCGGCGACAGACGCATCCGCGCCCGATGCGCCCGCTGCCTATGTCGATCCCGTCTCGATGCCGATTGCCTGCGATCGCCTGCGCTATGTCCACGACTGGCCCGACAAGCACTCACCGGGCACGTTGCGGGACATGCTGCAGGCGTTCGCCGCGGCGCGGCACGAAATCCTGATCATCAACCCCTACCTGATCCTCGTGCCGGAATTGCGCGAGGCGCTTGCACGCAAGCAGCGCGAGGGGGTGAAGGTGACCCTGGTGAGCGCCTCGCTGGCGAGCGTCGCGCAGGAATTTCCCGCGGTCGGGCGCGCCTATGCCGACGATCTGCCCGGCCTGGTGAGGGCCGGGATCGACGTGCGCGAATATTCCGATCGGGAGAACCGCATGATGCACGCCAAGCTGGTCGTCATCGACGGGCATCGATACTATCTCGGCAGTTTCAATTTCGATTCGCTGTCGGCCCGCTTGAATACCGAAAACGGCCTGTGGATAGACGTCCCCGAGGGTGGGCTCGATCCGTTGCAGGACAGCGTGGCGTACTTCGTGAACCATTCGAGTCCGGTGAGCGACGCCAATGGCCGCCTTCTGGCGGATCCCGACGCGCGCTGCCGGGCCGCCGGCTGCGGCGGCGCCTGGCGGTGGGTGGCGGTGATGATCCGGAATTTGCTCTGA
- a CDS encoding FadR/GntR family transcriptional regulator has translation MKTLNQTDRIMREIETRLIEGVWAPGQRIPGERKLAEAMGAARSTVRTALQRLVARGLLTSRPMSGFYVSDRLQTGLISPWRQLVSEHPELRPDMLEFRLMLEGTTAYLAAMRATDDDLARIQAVIDAMADAHRDGDHERGSRLDGDFHAALASASHNAMLRHLQGSLAKMLHTHISLNNTGLVALREQSSGQLLGQHLALWEAIRARRPEEARRLMLEHIGFVWQRLEPELPVTML, from the coding sequence ATGAAGACGCTCAACCAGACCGACCGGATCATGCGCGAGATCGAAACCCGGCTGATCGAGGGCGTCTGGGCGCCCGGCCAGCGGATTCCGGGCGAGCGCAAGCTGGCCGAGGCGATGGGCGCCGCGCGCTCGACGGTGCGCACCGCGCTGCAGCGGCTCGTGGCGCGCGGGCTGCTGACGAGCCGGCCGATGTCGGGCTTCTACGTCTCGGACCGGCTCCAGACCGGGCTCATCTCGCCGTGGCGGCAGCTCGTCAGCGAGCATCCCGAGCTGCGCCCCGACATGCTCGAATTCCGGCTGATGCTGGAAGGCACCACCGCCTACCTGGCCGCGATGCGCGCCACCGACGACGATCTCGCGCGCATCCAGGCCGTGATCGACGCGATGGCCGACGCGCATCGCGACGGCGACCACGAACGCGGCTCGCGGCTCGACGGCGATTTCCACGCGGCGCTCGCGAGCGCCTCGCACAACGCGATGCTGCGGCACCTGCAGGGCAGCCTCGCGAAGATGCTGCACACCCACATCTCGCTCAACAACACCGGGCTCGTGGCGCTGCGCGAGCAGTCCTCCGGGCAGTTGCTCGGGCAGCATCTGGCGCTGTGGGAGGCGATCCGCGCGCGCCGGCCCGAGGAGGCGCGGCGGCTGATGCTGGAGCACATCGGCTTCGTCTGGCAGCGGCTCGAGCCGGAACTGCCGGTGACGATGCTGTGA
- a CDS encoding lactate utilization protein B has product MSKTIRVDHAKAAEAFLAKTEHVAFHDRRLWDLRMKRDAQAASIDEWETLRSLASQIKEHTLSRLADYLAQFASNAEANGVTVHWALDAAEHNQVVHDILASHGVTTLVKSKSMLTDECELREYLGPRGIDVMETDLGERIQQLDHQPPSHVVVPAVHKLRGDVAELFGRTLGTDPANDDIHYLAESQRVTTRPAFLAAGAGMTGCNFAVAETGTVVVCTNEGNADLSANVPPVHVVSIGIEKLIPRIADLGVFVRLLSRSALGSPITQYTSHFRRPRPGTELHYVIVDNGRSARLAMDDFWYSLKCIRCGACMNTCPVYRRSSGLSYGSTYAGPIGAILNPAYDLKRFSTLPFASTMNGSCSNVCPVKINIHEQLYKWRQVVAEEGELPRVKRGLIKVAGKLLANPSLYRASVRSLQGALHRLPNLVLYNPLNTWGKGRELPDAPRETFRDWYEAHRGKGAPHAVSTASNASAASVASVASVASTTSPVPAASQATANAADDDRHAAANHDKEST; this is encoded by the coding sequence ATGAGCAAGACGATCCGGGTCGATCACGCGAAGGCCGCCGAGGCGTTTCTCGCCAAGACCGAACACGTCGCGTTCCACGACCGCCGCCTCTGGGACCTGCGCATGAAACGCGACGCGCAGGCCGCCTCGATCGACGAATGGGAAACGCTGCGCTCGCTCGCCTCGCAGATCAAGGAGCACACGCTCTCGCGCCTGGCCGACTATCTCGCCCAGTTCGCCTCGAACGCCGAGGCCAACGGCGTAACGGTCCACTGGGCGCTCGACGCGGCCGAGCACAACCAGGTCGTGCATGACATCCTGGCCTCGCATGGCGTGACGACGCTGGTCAAGAGCAAGTCGATGCTGACCGACGAATGCGAGCTGCGCGAATACCTCGGCCCGCGCGGCATCGACGTGATGGAAACCGACCTCGGCGAGCGCATCCAGCAGCTCGACCACCAGCCGCCCTCGCACGTGGTGGTGCCGGCCGTCCACAAGCTGCGCGGTGACGTGGCCGAACTGTTCGGCCGCACGCTCGGCACCGATCCCGCCAACGACGACATCCACTATCTCGCCGAGAGCCAGCGCGTCACCACGCGCCCGGCCTTTCTCGCGGCCGGCGCGGGCATGACGGGCTGCAACTTCGCGGTGGCCGAGACCGGCACCGTGGTGGTCTGCACCAACGAGGGCAACGCCGACCTCTCGGCCAACGTGCCGCCCGTGCATGTCGTCTCGATCGGCATCGAGAAGCTGATCCCGCGCATCGCCGATCTCGGCGTGTTCGTGCGGCTGCTCTCGCGCAGCGCGCTCGGCTCGCCGATCACGCAGTACACCTCGCACTTCCGCCGCCCTCGGCCGGGCACCGAGCTGCACTATGTGATCGTCGACAACGGCCGCTCGGCGCGCCTCGCGATGGACGATTTCTGGTACTCGCTCAAGTGCATCCGCTGCGGCGCCTGCATGAACACCTGCCCGGTGTACCGGCGCAGCAGCGGGCTGTCGTACGGCAGCACCTACGCGGGGCCGATCGGCGCGATCCTGAACCCGGCCTACGACCTGAAGCGCTTCAGCACGCTGCCGTTCGCCTCGACCATGAACGGCAGCTGCAGCAACGTCTGCCCGGTGAAGATCAACATCCACGAGCAGCTCTACAAGTGGCGGCAGGTGGTGGCCGAGGAAGGCGAGCTGCCGCGCGTGAAGCGCGGGCTGATCAAGGTGGCCGGCAAGCTGCTCGCGAACCCGTCGCTGTATCGCGCCTCGGTGCGCTCGCTGCAGGGCGCCCTGCACCGCCTGCCGAACCTCGTGCTCTACAACCCGCTCAACACCTGGGGCAAGGGCCGCGAGCTGCCCGACGCGCCGCGCGAGACGTTCCGCGACTGGTACGAGGCGCACCGCGGCAAGGGCGCGCCGCATGCCGTTTCGACCGCTTCAAACGCTTCAGCCGCCTCGGTCGCCTCGGTCGCCTCAGTCGCCTCAACCACCTCGCCCGTGCCCGCCGCATCGCAGGCCACCGCGAACGCCGCAGACGACGACCGCCACGCCGCCGCGAACCACGACAAGGAATCGACATGA
- a CDS encoding LutC/YkgG family protein, which produces MSTSREEFLMRVRAAQRVAVRDDDGPLAGRVAADDPHPLPELPRFATPAGGRLERFCANLATMGGRHAAPASPAELPGWFAERFPGHTPLTATPELTGAEPLDPARLPASLHEVEVGVVRARYGVAETGSVWLSDEEYRVNALGYLVQHLVVLLDPADIVDGLQDIYRLGDFHTANYAALVTGPSATADIEGVLIQGAQGVRSLTVLLLARPGG; this is translated from the coding sequence ATGAGCACCTCCCGCGAGGAATTCCTGATGCGCGTGCGCGCGGCGCAGCGCGTGGCCGTGCGCGACGATGACGGCCCCCTTGCGGGCCGCGTCGCCGCCGACGATCCGCATCCGCTGCCCGAGCTGCCGCGCTTCGCGACGCCCGCCGGCGGGCGCCTCGAGCGCTTCTGCGCGAATCTCGCCACGATGGGCGGCCGCCACGCGGCGCCCGCCTCCCCCGCCGAGCTGCCCGGCTGGTTCGCCGAGCGTTTCCCCGGCCACACGCCGCTCACCGCCACGCCCGAGCTGACGGGTGCCGAGCCGCTCGACCCGGCGCGCCTGCCGGCCTCGCTGCACGAGGTGGAAGTGGGCGTGGTGCGGGCGCGCTACGGCGTGGCCGAAACCGGCTCGGTCTGGCTGTCGGACGAGGAATATCGCGTCAACGCGCTCGGCTATCTGGTCCAGCACCTCGTGGTGCTGCTCGATCCGGCCGACATCGTCGACGGCCTGCAGGACATCTACCGCCTCGGCGACTTCCACACCGCGAACTACGCGGCGCTCGTGACCGGCCCGTCGGCCACGGCCGATATCGAGGGCGTGCTAATCCAGGGCGCGCAGGGCGTGCGTTCGCTGACGGTGCTGCTGCTGGCTCGGCCCGGCGGCTGA
- a CDS encoding YfdX family protein encodes MRIQRKRNAAACLMAAVALSVGILPIHYVFASTSEPTAMRQDFTKLSDAGSHAMDDVGAARSALFNGDPDGAAHLLAQAKVAMKAAASDDSAFLRAASSLTDAAGKHPSPAGEARTAWLPVAGDVTILDNFASQPIKAKAVEHANAALKSGDRGAAIRALKLADVNVDYTVDVVPLATTATRIDQASALLDAGKYYEAGQVLRQIQASVRFDHLDINAIPQTASRG; translated from the coding sequence ATGCGAATCCAGAGAAAAAGGAATGCAGCAGCCTGCCTGATGGCCGCGGTCGCCCTGTCGGTCGGGATCCTGCCGATTCATTACGTATTTGCTTCGACATCCGAACCGACTGCCATGAGGCAGGATTTCACGAAGCTGTCCGACGCCGGCAGTCACGCCATGGACGATGTGGGCGCCGCACGTTCCGCGCTGTTCAATGGCGATCCGGACGGCGCGGCGCACCTGCTGGCCCAAGCCAAGGTGGCGATGAAAGCGGCCGCATCCGACGATTCCGCATTTCTGCGGGCGGCATCGTCGCTGACCGACGCGGCAGGAAAACACCCGAGTCCGGCCGGCGAGGCGCGGACAGCGTGGCTTCCAGTCGCCGGCGATGTGACGATCCTCGACAATTTCGCCAGCCAGCCGATCAAGGCCAAGGCCGTCGAACACGCCAATGCGGCCTTGAAAAGCGGCGATCGCGGCGCGGCGATCCGCGCCCTCAAGCTCGCCGACGTCAACGTTGATTACACCGTTGACGTGGTGCCGCTGGCGACGACGGCCACGAGGATCGACCAGGCCTCGGCGTTGCTGGACGCGGGAAAGTATTACGAGGCCGGACAGGTGCTGCGCCAGATACAGGCAAGCGTGCGATTCGATCATCTCGACATCAATGCGATACCGCAAACCGCGAGTCGTGGATAA
- the metG gene encoding methionine--tRNA ligase produces the protein MTHRYITTPIYYVNDRPHLGHAYASVHADIMARYLRAAGHEVLLLTGADEHGEKIAKAAMLANEPPHAFAERHARTFEEAWRRLAVEPDLFVRTTAPAHAKVVSDCLTRLFEAGEIYLADYEGLYSVGQERFVTDKELVNGKLPEDKEPPVLRREPNYFFRMEAHRDWMRQLLLDTPDLIQPAHYRNEILTLLEEPIGDLSISRPVDRLDWGIPIPWNAEHVTYVWFDALLSYISPLGYPEQSVFGDYWPSVRHVIGKDILRTHTLFWLSMTHALGIPPYRRLHVSGHLLGADGRKMSKSLGNGVDPLEAADMYGVDTLRYTLIREVSFGFDGIISHAVIEQRLNRDLADDLGNLVARTLAMVTRYRGGTVPAPKANEAPEERIIARASELPATVLALVDEMKPGGAAKRVMEFVTELNGYVASRAPWGLAKDAEASDRLDTVLYTLVEAIHGVSNLLSPVMPGKMAELRSLLGAPAELRWGLPWGHGVKPGSKIREGILFPKRTSTDTVTA, from the coding sequence ATGACGCATCGTTACATCACCACGCCAATTTACTATGTGAACGATCGCCCCCATCTGGGCCATGCCTACGCCAGCGTACATGCCGACATCATGGCCCGTTACCTGCGGGCCGCCGGACATGAGGTACTGCTGCTCACCGGCGCGGACGAGCACGGCGAAAAAATCGCCAAGGCCGCGATGCTGGCCAACGAACCGCCTCACGCGTTCGCGGAACGCCACGCACGGACGTTTGAAGAAGCCTGGCGGCGCTTGGCCGTGGAACCGGACCTGTTCGTTCGCACCACCGCGCCCGCACACGCCAAGGTCGTCTCCGATTGCCTGACGCGGCTCTTCGAGGCCGGAGAAATCTATCTGGCCGACTACGAAGGACTTTACTCGGTCGGCCAGGAGCGCTTCGTCACGGACAAGGAACTGGTGAACGGCAAGCTTCCCGAGGACAAGGAGCCGCCGGTGTTGCGGCGCGAACCCAACTATTTCTTCCGCATGGAGGCCCACCGTGACTGGATGCGCCAACTATTGCTGGACACCCCGGACCTGATTCAGCCTGCGCACTATCGCAACGAAATCCTGACGCTGCTGGAAGAGCCGATAGGTGACTTGAGCATCTCTCGTCCGGTGGATCGGCTCGACTGGGGCATCCCGATTCCGTGGAATGCCGAACACGTCACCTACGTCTGGTTCGACGCGCTGCTCAGCTACATTTCACCGCTCGGCTATCCCGAGCAATCCGTCTTCGGTGATTACTGGCCATCGGTGCGGCACGTCATCGGCAAAGACATCCTGCGTACGCATACCCTGTTCTGGCTGAGCATGACGCATGCGCTGGGAATCCCTCCGTATCGACGCTTGCACGTCTCCGGACACCTGCTCGGCGCCGACGGCCGGAAGATGAGCAAATCGCTCGGCAACGGCGTCGATCCGCTGGAGGCGGCGGACATGTACGGCGTCGATACGCTGCGCTACACGCTGATTCGCGAGGTCAGCTTTGGTTTTGACGGAATAATCAGTCACGCCGTGATTGAACAGCGGCTGAACCGCGACCTCGCCGACGACTTGGGCAACCTCGTGGCCCGCACGCTTGCCATGGTGACGCGGTACCGCGGCGGAACGGTGCCTGCGCCGAAGGCGAACGAGGCGCCGGAAGAACGGATCATCGCGCGGGCGAGCGAGTTGCCAGCCACCGTTCTGGCGCTGGTCGACGAGATGAAACCGGGCGGTGCCGCGAAGCGGGTGATGGAGTTCGTAACCGAGCTGAACGGCTACGTCGCGAGTCGCGCGCCATGGGGGCTGGCGAAAGACGCCGAGGCGTCCGACCGGCTGGATACGGTGCTGTATACGCTGGTGGAAGCGATCCACGGTGTGTCCAACCTGCTTTCCCCGGTGATGCCCGGCAAGATGGCCGAGCTGCGATCGCTGCTCGGCGCCCCCGCTGAATTGCGCTGGGGCTTGCCGTGGGGCCATGGCGTGAAGCCGGGAAGCAAAATCAGGGAGGGCATCCTATTTCCGAAACGGACGAGCACGGACACCGTAACGGCATGA